In Drosophila santomea strain STO CAGO 1482 chromosome 2L, Prin_Dsan_1.1, whole genome shotgun sequence, a single window of DNA contains:
- the LOC120452229 gene encoding uncharacterized protein LOC120452229, with protein sequence MSRMINREEIPRDRGLAQELRSEITRNSAEFSFNFWQEFENIRSTQRNRMMQERLQRERITTLIRDGQEEANQEAEALSRSISAHGITSTTLPSALSAIPTVSMVKNSLVQGLQNVSNRASSGVKRKSPKQKFQAPKTNKPKQRNESEGEPTLPSPAPSHIPSAPPPSRATMVTTNISNGVTPNISKYRLANKPKK encoded by the coding sequence ATGTCCCGTATGATTAACAGGGAAGAAATTCCCAGAGACAGAGGATTGGCCCAGGAGTTAAGAAGTGAAATAACCCGCAACTCGGCGGAGTTCAGTTTCAACTTTTGGCAGGAGTTCGAAAACATCCGGTCGACCCAGCGAAACCGCATGATGCAGGAGCGCTTGCAGCGGGAAAGGATTACCACATTGATTCGGGATGGTCAAGAGGAGGCCAACCAGGAGGCGGAGGCCCTAAGCCGATCGATCAGCGCCCATGGCATCACCTCGACCACGTTGCCATCAGCATTGTCAGCAATTCCCACTGTGTCTATGGTGAAGAACTCCTTGGTTCAAGGACTCCAAAATGTGTCTAATCGCGCGAGTTCGGGTGTCAAAAGGAAGTCGCCGAAGCAGAAGTTCCAAGCACCCAAGACAAATAAGCCCAAACAAAGGAACGAGTCCGAAGGTGAACCCACCCTGCCATCTCCAGCCCCCTCCCACATTCCCAGCGCACCACCACCCTCCCGGGCCACGATGGTCACCACGAATATCTCCAACGGGGTAACTCCCAATATTTCAAAGTATCGATTGGCCAACAAGCCCAAAAAGTGA